From one Suricata suricatta isolate VVHF042 chromosome 8, meerkat_22Aug2017_6uvM2_HiC, whole genome shotgun sequence genomic stretch:
- the PRSS53 gene encoding serine protease 53 isoform X3 produces the protein MKQSWGPELLILGAVVLLEGLQAAQHVCGQRGPGPPEPQEGNTVRGEWPWQASVRRLGVHICSGSLVADTWVLTAAHCFEKAALTELNSWSVVLGSLHREGLSPGAEEVGVTALQLPRAYNHYSQGSDLALLRLAHPVAHMPLCLPQSTHRFPFGTYCWATGWDQDTNDGKCCPRLKLREALCLPKVTQPQLPIVLVLGLPCTPPPPPPPIPFLLPAPRSLRNLRLRLISRPTCNCLYNRLHQRLLASPARPGMLCGGAQPGVQGPCQGDSGGPVLCREADGHWVQAGIISFASSCAQEDTPVLLTNTAAHSSWLQARAQGAAFLSQNPEIPEISDEDSCVACGSLRGGGPQAGAPSPWPWDARLKHQGKLACGGALVSEEVVLTAAHCFIGRQTPEEWSIGLGAGPEERGLKQIILHGAYTHPEGGYDVALLLLAQPVTLGPSLRPLCLPYADHYLPDGERGWVLGLPRQEAGASSPQTVPVTLLGPRACSRLHSTLGSNNIPILPGMVCTSVVGEPPHCEGLSGAPLVHEVRGTWFLAGLHSFGDACQGPARPAVFAALPAYENWVSSLDWQVYFAEEPEPEAETGSCLANMSKPAGC, from the exons ATGAAGCAGAGCTGGGGACCAGAGCTGCTCATCCTGGGAGCGGTGGTCCTCCTGGAGG gtCTTCAAGCAGCTCAGCACG TATGTGGGCAGCGCGGCCCTGGCCCCCCCGAGCCTCAGGAGGGCAACACGGTACGTGGGGAGTGGCCGTGGCAAGCCAGTGTGAGGAGGCTCGGGGTCCACATCTGCAGCGGATCCCTGGTGGCGGACACCTGGGTCCTCACTGCTGCCCACTGCTTTGAAAA GGCAGCACTGACAGAACTGAACTCCTGGTCAGTTGTCCTGGGTTCTCTGCACCGTGAAGGGCTGAGCCCAGGGGCCGAGGAGGTGGGGGTGACTGCTCTGCAGCTGCCGAGGGCCTATAACCACTACAGCCAGGGCTCAGACCTGGCCCTGCTCCGGCTCGCCCACCCCGTGGCCCACATGCCCCTCTGCTTGCCCCAATCTACTCATCGCTTTCCTTTCGGGACCTACTGCTGGGCTACTGGTTGGGATCAGGACACCAATGATGGTAAGTGCTGTCCcagactgaagctcagagaggcactatgcttgcccaaggtcacacagcctcaGCTGCCAATTGTCCTTGTGCTCGGTCTCCCTTGtacccccccccctccgcccccgccaATTCCCTTTCTTTTGCCAGCTCCCAGGTCACTACGGAATCTGCGCCTGCGTCTAATCAGCCGCCCCACGTGTAATTGTCTCTACAACCGGCTGCACCAGCGGCTGCTGGCCAGCCCAGCTCGGCCTGGGATGCTGTGTGGGGGCGCCCAGCCTGGGGTGCAGGGGCCCTGTCAG GGAGATTCTGGGGGCCCCGTGCTGTGCCGTGAGGCTGACGGACATTGGGTTCAGGCTGGGATCATCAGCTTTGCGTCAAGCTGTGCCCAAGAAGACAcgcctgtgcttctgaccaacacGGCGGCTCATAGCTCCTGGCTGCAGGCTCGAGCTCAGGGAGCAGCCTTCCTGTCCCAGAACCCAGAGATCCCGGAGATCAGTGATGAGGACAGCTGTGTAG CCTGTGGATCCTTGAGAGGAGGAGGTCCCCAGGCAGGAgctccctccccatggccctgGGATGCCAGGCTGAAGCACCAGGGGAAGCTAGCCTGTGGTGGAGCCCTGGTGTCAGAGGAGGTAGTGCTGACTGCTGCCCACTGCTTCATTGG GCGCCAGACCCCAGAGGAATGGAGCATAGGGCTGGGGGCCGGGCCAGAGGAACGGGGCCTGAAGCAGATCATCCTGCATGGGGCTTATACCCACCCAGAAGGGGGCTACGATGTGGCACTCCTGCTGCTGGCCCAACCTGTGACACTGGGCCCCAGCCTTCGGCCCCTCTGCCTGCCATATGCCGACCACTACCTGCCTGATGGGGAACGTGGCTGGGTCCTGGGGCTGCCCCGCCAAGAAGCAG GTGCCAGCTCCCCTCAGACAGTGCCTGTGACCCTCCTGGGACCCAGGGCCTGCAGCCGGCTGCACTCAACTCTTGGGAGCAACAATATCCCCATTCTGCCAGGGATGGTGTGTACCAGTGTTGTGGGTGAGCCGCCCCACTGTGAG GGCCTGTCTGGGGCACCGCTGGTGCACGAGGTGAGGGGCACATGGTTCCTGGCGGGGCTACACAGCTTTGGAGATGCCTGCCAAGGGCCTGCAAGGCCTGCGGTCTTCGCGGCACTTCCCGCCTATGAGAACTGGGTCAGCAGTTTGGACTGGCAGGTCTATTTTGCTGAGGAGCCGGAGCCCGAGGCAGAGACTGGAAGCTGCTTGGCCAACATGA GCAAACCAGCTGGCTGTTGA
- the PRSS53 gene encoding serine protease 53 isoform X5 — protein sequence MKQSWGPELLILGAVVLLEGLQAAQHVCGQRGPGPPEPQEGNTVRGEWPWQASVRRLGVHICSGSLVADTWVLTAAHCFEKAALTELNSWSVVLGSLHREGLSPGAEEVGVTALQLPRAYNHYSQGSDLALLRLAHPVAHMPLCLPQSTHRFPFGTYCWATGWDQDTNDAPRSLRNLRLRLISRPTCNCLYNRLHQRLLASPARPGMLCGGAQPGVQGPCQGDSGGPVLCREADGHWVQAGIISFASSCAQEDTPVLLTNTAAHSSWLQARAQGAAFLSQNPEIPEISDEDSCVACGSLRGGGPQAGAPSPWPWDARLKHQGKLACGGALVSEEVVLTAAHCFIGRQTPEEWSIGLGAGPEERGLKQIILHGAYTHPEGGYDVALLLLAQPVTLGPSLRPLCLPYADHYLPDGERGWVLGLPRQEAGASSPQTVPVTLLGPRACSRLHSTLGSNNIPILPGMVCTSVVGEPPHCEGLSGAPLVHEVRGTWFLAGLHSFGDACQGPARPAVFAALPAYENWVSSLDWQVYFAEEPEPEAETGSCLANMSKPAGC from the exons ATGAAGCAGAGCTGGGGACCAGAGCTGCTCATCCTGGGAGCGGTGGTCCTCCTGGAGG gtCTTCAAGCAGCTCAGCACG TATGTGGGCAGCGCGGCCCTGGCCCCCCCGAGCCTCAGGAGGGCAACACGGTACGTGGGGAGTGGCCGTGGCAAGCCAGTGTGAGGAGGCTCGGGGTCCACATCTGCAGCGGATCCCTGGTGGCGGACACCTGGGTCCTCACTGCTGCCCACTGCTTTGAAAA GGCAGCACTGACAGAACTGAACTCCTGGTCAGTTGTCCTGGGTTCTCTGCACCGTGAAGGGCTGAGCCCAGGGGCCGAGGAGGTGGGGGTGACTGCTCTGCAGCTGCCGAGGGCCTATAACCACTACAGCCAGGGCTCAGACCTGGCCCTGCTCCGGCTCGCCCACCCCGTGGCCCACATGCCCCTCTGCTTGCCCCAATCTACTCATCGCTTTCCTTTCGGGACCTACTGCTGGGCTACTGGTTGGGATCAGGACACCAATGATG CTCCCAGGTCACTACGGAATCTGCGCCTGCGTCTAATCAGCCGCCCCACGTGTAATTGTCTCTACAACCGGCTGCACCAGCGGCTGCTGGCCAGCCCAGCTCGGCCTGGGATGCTGTGTGGGGGCGCCCAGCCTGGGGTGCAGGGGCCCTGTCAG GGAGATTCTGGGGGCCCCGTGCTGTGCCGTGAGGCTGACGGACATTGGGTTCAGGCTGGGATCATCAGCTTTGCGTCAAGCTGTGCCCAAGAAGACAcgcctgtgcttctgaccaacacGGCGGCTCATAGCTCCTGGCTGCAGGCTCGAGCTCAGGGAGCAGCCTTCCTGTCCCAGAACCCAGAGATCCCGGAGATCAGTGATGAGGACAGCTGTGTAG CCTGTGGATCCTTGAGAGGAGGAGGTCCCCAGGCAGGAgctccctccccatggccctgGGATGCCAGGCTGAAGCACCAGGGGAAGCTAGCCTGTGGTGGAGCCCTGGTGTCAGAGGAGGTAGTGCTGACTGCTGCCCACTGCTTCATTGG GCGCCAGACCCCAGAGGAATGGAGCATAGGGCTGGGGGCCGGGCCAGAGGAACGGGGCCTGAAGCAGATCATCCTGCATGGGGCTTATACCCACCCAGAAGGGGGCTACGATGTGGCACTCCTGCTGCTGGCCCAACCTGTGACACTGGGCCCCAGCCTTCGGCCCCTCTGCCTGCCATATGCCGACCACTACCTGCCTGATGGGGAACGTGGCTGGGTCCTGGGGCTGCCCCGCCAAGAAGCAG GTGCCAGCTCCCCTCAGACAGTGCCTGTGACCCTCCTGGGACCCAGGGCCTGCAGCCGGCTGCACTCAACTCTTGGGAGCAACAATATCCCCATTCTGCCAGGGATGGTGTGTACCAGTGTTGTGGGTGAGCCGCCCCACTGTGAG GGCCTGTCTGGGGCACCGCTGGTGCACGAGGTGAGGGGCACATGGTTCCTGGCGGGGCTACACAGCTTTGGAGATGCCTGCCAAGGGCCTGCAAGGCCTGCGGTCTTCGCGGCACTTCCCGCCTATGAGAACTGGGTCAGCAGTTTGGACTGGCAGGTCTATTTTGCTGAGGAGCCGGAGCCCGAGGCAGAGACTGGAAGCTGCTTGGCCAACATGA GCAAACCAGCTGGCTGTTGA
- the PRSS53 gene encoding serine protease 53 isoform X1 gives MKQSWGPELLILGAVVLLEGLQAAQHVCGQRGPGPPEPQEGNTVRGEWPWQASVRRLGVHICSGSLVADTWVLTAAHCFEKAALTELNSWSVVLGSLHREGLSPGAEEVGVTALQLPRAYNHYSQGSDLALLRLAHPVAHMPLCLPQSTHRFPFGTYCWATGWDQDTNDGKCCPRLKLREALCLPKVTQPQLPIVLVLGLPCTPPPPPPPIPFLLPAPRSLRNLRLRLISRPTCNCLYNRLHQRLLASPARPGMLCGGAQPGVQGPCQGDSGGPVLCREADGHWVQAGIISFASSCAQEDTPVLLTNTAAHSSWLQARAQGAAFLSQNPEIPEISDEDSCVACGSLRGGGPQAGAPSPWPWDARLKHQGKLACGGALVSEEVVLTAAHCFIGRQTPEEWSIGLGAGPEERGLKQIILHGAYTHPEGGYDVALLLLAQPVTLGPSLRPLCLPYADHYLPDGERGWVLGLPRQEAGASSPQTVPVTLLGPRACSRLHSTLGSNNIPILPGMVCTSVVGEPPHCEVSLSPKPYSTDPLASLSWNSQTDLLSGLASGPASHLKLGHPANWLPNSQSLIPAPSPFCPHGCLGKSPSVTRLLTGPVWGTAGARGEGHMVPGGATQLWRCLPRACKACGLRGTSRL, from the exons ATGAAGCAGAGCTGGGGACCAGAGCTGCTCATCCTGGGAGCGGTGGTCCTCCTGGAGG gtCTTCAAGCAGCTCAGCACG TATGTGGGCAGCGCGGCCCTGGCCCCCCCGAGCCTCAGGAGGGCAACACGGTACGTGGGGAGTGGCCGTGGCAAGCCAGTGTGAGGAGGCTCGGGGTCCACATCTGCAGCGGATCCCTGGTGGCGGACACCTGGGTCCTCACTGCTGCCCACTGCTTTGAAAA GGCAGCACTGACAGAACTGAACTCCTGGTCAGTTGTCCTGGGTTCTCTGCACCGTGAAGGGCTGAGCCCAGGGGCCGAGGAGGTGGGGGTGACTGCTCTGCAGCTGCCGAGGGCCTATAACCACTACAGCCAGGGCTCAGACCTGGCCCTGCTCCGGCTCGCCCACCCCGTGGCCCACATGCCCCTCTGCTTGCCCCAATCTACTCATCGCTTTCCTTTCGGGACCTACTGCTGGGCTACTGGTTGGGATCAGGACACCAATGATGGTAAGTGCTGTCCcagactgaagctcagagaggcactatgcttgcccaaggtcacacagcctcaGCTGCCAATTGTCCTTGTGCTCGGTCTCCCTTGtacccccccccctccgcccccgccaATTCCCTTTCTTTTGCCAGCTCCCAGGTCACTACGGAATCTGCGCCTGCGTCTAATCAGCCGCCCCACGTGTAATTGTCTCTACAACCGGCTGCACCAGCGGCTGCTGGCCAGCCCAGCTCGGCCTGGGATGCTGTGTGGGGGCGCCCAGCCTGGGGTGCAGGGGCCCTGTCAG GGAGATTCTGGGGGCCCCGTGCTGTGCCGTGAGGCTGACGGACATTGGGTTCAGGCTGGGATCATCAGCTTTGCGTCAAGCTGTGCCCAAGAAGACAcgcctgtgcttctgaccaacacGGCGGCTCATAGCTCCTGGCTGCAGGCTCGAGCTCAGGGAGCAGCCTTCCTGTCCCAGAACCCAGAGATCCCGGAGATCAGTGATGAGGACAGCTGTGTAG CCTGTGGATCCTTGAGAGGAGGAGGTCCCCAGGCAGGAgctccctccccatggccctgGGATGCCAGGCTGAAGCACCAGGGGAAGCTAGCCTGTGGTGGAGCCCTGGTGTCAGAGGAGGTAGTGCTGACTGCTGCCCACTGCTTCATTGG GCGCCAGACCCCAGAGGAATGGAGCATAGGGCTGGGGGCCGGGCCAGAGGAACGGGGCCTGAAGCAGATCATCCTGCATGGGGCTTATACCCACCCAGAAGGGGGCTACGATGTGGCACTCCTGCTGCTGGCCCAACCTGTGACACTGGGCCCCAGCCTTCGGCCCCTCTGCCTGCCATATGCCGACCACTACCTGCCTGATGGGGAACGTGGCTGGGTCCTGGGGCTGCCCCGCCAAGAAGCAG GTGCCAGCTCCCCTCAGACAGTGCCTGTGACCCTCCTGGGACCCAGGGCCTGCAGCCGGCTGCACTCAACTCTTGGGAGCAACAATATCCCCATTCTGCCAGGGATGGTGTGTACCAGTGTTGTGGGTGAGCCGCCCCACTGTGAGGTGAGCCTGTCCCCCAAACCTTATTCCACAGACCCCCTGGCATCTTTATCCTGGAACTCACAGACAGACCTTCTGTCAGGCTTGGCCTCTGGACCTGCCTCTCACTTGAAATTGGGCCATCCTGCCAACTGGCTCCCAAATAGCCAGAGCCTCATCCCAGCCCCTAGCCCCTTCTGCCCCCACGGCTGCCTAGGGAAGTCACCCAGTGTCACCCGACTCCTGACAGGGCCTGTCTGGGGCACCGCTGGTGCACGAGGTGAGGGGCACATGGTTCCTGGCGGGGCTACACAGCTTTGGAGATGCCTGCCAAGGGCCTGCAAGGCCTGCGGTCTTCGCGGCACTTCCCGCCTATGA
- the PRSS53 gene encoding serine protease 53 isoform X2 — protein MKQSWGPELLILGAVVLLEGLQAAQHVCGQRGPGPPEPQEGNTVRGEWPWQASVRRLGVHICSGSLVADTWVLTAAHCFEKAALTELNSWSVVLGSLHREGLSPGAEEVGVTALQLPRAYNHYSQGSDLALLRLAHPVAHMPLCLPQSTHRFPFGTYCWATGWDQDTNDGKCCPRLKLREALCLPKVTQPQLPIVLVLGLPCTPPPPPPPIPFLLPAPRSLRNLRLRLISRPTCNCLYNRLHQRLLASPARPGMLCGGAQPGVQGPCQGDSGGPVLCREADGHWVQAGIISFASSCAQEDTPVLLTNTAAHSSWLQARAQGAAFLSQNPEIPEISDEDSCVACGSLRGGGPQAGAPSPWPWDARLKHQGKLACGGALVSEEVVLTAAHCFIGRQTPEEWSIGLGAGPEERGLKQIILHGAYTHPEGGYDVALLLLAQPVTLGPSLRPLCLPYADHYLPDGERGWVLGLPRQEAGASSPQTVPVTLLGPRACSRLHSTLGSNNIPILPGMVCTSVVGEPPHCEANQLAVDRWRWDAAGAERQLLRHCPCPSPIPPTHAWFRALGQAQQPSGALGRSAWTSDCPYSPPCRPGTCHRWLPPRAQLCSTQLCSPTQASPALPSLRPLR, from the exons ATGAAGCAGAGCTGGGGACCAGAGCTGCTCATCCTGGGAGCGGTGGTCCTCCTGGAGG gtCTTCAAGCAGCTCAGCACG TATGTGGGCAGCGCGGCCCTGGCCCCCCCGAGCCTCAGGAGGGCAACACGGTACGTGGGGAGTGGCCGTGGCAAGCCAGTGTGAGGAGGCTCGGGGTCCACATCTGCAGCGGATCCCTGGTGGCGGACACCTGGGTCCTCACTGCTGCCCACTGCTTTGAAAA GGCAGCACTGACAGAACTGAACTCCTGGTCAGTTGTCCTGGGTTCTCTGCACCGTGAAGGGCTGAGCCCAGGGGCCGAGGAGGTGGGGGTGACTGCTCTGCAGCTGCCGAGGGCCTATAACCACTACAGCCAGGGCTCAGACCTGGCCCTGCTCCGGCTCGCCCACCCCGTGGCCCACATGCCCCTCTGCTTGCCCCAATCTACTCATCGCTTTCCTTTCGGGACCTACTGCTGGGCTACTGGTTGGGATCAGGACACCAATGATGGTAAGTGCTGTCCcagactgaagctcagagaggcactatgcttgcccaaggtcacacagcctcaGCTGCCAATTGTCCTTGTGCTCGGTCTCCCTTGtacccccccccctccgcccccgccaATTCCCTTTCTTTTGCCAGCTCCCAGGTCACTACGGAATCTGCGCCTGCGTCTAATCAGCCGCCCCACGTGTAATTGTCTCTACAACCGGCTGCACCAGCGGCTGCTGGCCAGCCCAGCTCGGCCTGGGATGCTGTGTGGGGGCGCCCAGCCTGGGGTGCAGGGGCCCTGTCAG GGAGATTCTGGGGGCCCCGTGCTGTGCCGTGAGGCTGACGGACATTGGGTTCAGGCTGGGATCATCAGCTTTGCGTCAAGCTGTGCCCAAGAAGACAcgcctgtgcttctgaccaacacGGCGGCTCATAGCTCCTGGCTGCAGGCTCGAGCTCAGGGAGCAGCCTTCCTGTCCCAGAACCCAGAGATCCCGGAGATCAGTGATGAGGACAGCTGTGTAG CCTGTGGATCCTTGAGAGGAGGAGGTCCCCAGGCAGGAgctccctccccatggccctgGGATGCCAGGCTGAAGCACCAGGGGAAGCTAGCCTGTGGTGGAGCCCTGGTGTCAGAGGAGGTAGTGCTGACTGCTGCCCACTGCTTCATTGG GCGCCAGACCCCAGAGGAATGGAGCATAGGGCTGGGGGCCGGGCCAGAGGAACGGGGCCTGAAGCAGATCATCCTGCATGGGGCTTATACCCACCCAGAAGGGGGCTACGATGTGGCACTCCTGCTGCTGGCCCAACCTGTGACACTGGGCCCCAGCCTTCGGCCCCTCTGCCTGCCATATGCCGACCACTACCTGCCTGATGGGGAACGTGGCTGGGTCCTGGGGCTGCCCCGCCAAGAAGCAG GTGCCAGCTCCCCTCAGACAGTGCCTGTGACCCTCCTGGGACCCAGGGCCTGCAGCCGGCTGCACTCAACTCTTGGGAGCAACAATATCCCCATTCTGCCAGGGATGGTGTGTACCAGTGTTGTGGGTGAGCCGCCCCACTGTGAG GCAAACCAGCTGGCTGTTGACAGGTGGCGCTGGGATGCTGCAGGCGCAGAGAGACAACTCCTGCGTCACtgcccctgtccctctcccattcccCCCACGCACGCGTGGTTCCGGGCACTGGGGCAGGCCCAACAGCCCAGTGGGGCTCTGGGAAGGAGCGCCTGGACCAGCGACTGCCCCTACTCCCCACCCTGCCGGCCAGGGACATGTCACCGGTGGCTGCCTCCCCGCGCCCAGCTCTGCAGCACCCAGCTCTGCAGTCCGACGCAGGCGTCCCCAGCCCTCCCTAGTCTCCGTCCCCTCAGATAG
- the VKORC1 gene encoding vitamin K epoxide reductase complex subunit 1 isoform X2 — MGATWGNPGWVRLALCLAGLVLSLYALHVKAARARDQDYRALCDVGTAISCSRVFSSRLPPGPLGIYPAGAEFPGVSCRFCLPGLDPILRTL; from the exons ATGGGTGCTACCTGGGGGAACCCCGGCTGGGTGCGGCTCGCGCTCTGCCTCGCGGGTTTAGTGCTTTCGCTCTACGCACTGCACGTGAAGGCGGCGCGCGCCCGGGACCAGGATTACCGCGCGCTCTGCGACGTGGGCACCGCCATCAGCTGTTCGCGCGTCTTCTCCTCCAG GTTGCCTCCGGGCCCGCTGGGCATCTATCCTGCTGGTGCTGAGTTCCCTGGTGTCTCTTGCCGGTTCTGTCTACCTGGCCTGGATCCTATTCTTCGTACTCTATGA
- the PRSS53 gene encoding serine protease 53 isoform X4, which yields MKQSWGPELLILGAVVLLEGLQAAQHVCGQRGPGPPEPQEGNTVRGEWPWQASVRRLGVHICSGSLVADTWVLTAAHCFEKAALTELNSWSVVLGSLHREGLSPGAEEVGVTALQLPRAYNHYSQGSDLALLRLAHPVAHMPLCLPQSTHRFPFGTYCWATGWDQDTNDAPRSLRNLRLRLISRPTCNCLYNRLHQRLLASPARPGMLCGGAQPGVQGPCQGDSGGPVLCREADGHWVQAGIISFASSCAQEDTPVLLTNTAAHSSWLQARAQGAAFLSQNPEIPEISDEDSCVACGSLRGGGPQAGAPSPWPWDARLKHQGKLACGGALVSEEVVLTAAHCFIGRQTPEEWSIGLGAGPEERGLKQIILHGAYTHPEGGYDVALLLLAQPVTLGPSLRPLCLPYADHYLPDGERGWVLGLPRQEAGASSPQTVPVTLLGPRACSRLHSTLGSNNIPILPGMVCTSVVGEPPHCEVSLSPKPYSTDPLASLSWNSQTDLLSGLASGPASHLKLGHPANWLPNSQSLIPAPSPFCPHGCLGKSPSVTRLLTGPVWGTAGARGEGHMVPGGATQLWRCLPRACKACGLRGTSRL from the exons ATGAAGCAGAGCTGGGGACCAGAGCTGCTCATCCTGGGAGCGGTGGTCCTCCTGGAGG gtCTTCAAGCAGCTCAGCACG TATGTGGGCAGCGCGGCCCTGGCCCCCCCGAGCCTCAGGAGGGCAACACGGTACGTGGGGAGTGGCCGTGGCAAGCCAGTGTGAGGAGGCTCGGGGTCCACATCTGCAGCGGATCCCTGGTGGCGGACACCTGGGTCCTCACTGCTGCCCACTGCTTTGAAAA GGCAGCACTGACAGAACTGAACTCCTGGTCAGTTGTCCTGGGTTCTCTGCACCGTGAAGGGCTGAGCCCAGGGGCCGAGGAGGTGGGGGTGACTGCTCTGCAGCTGCCGAGGGCCTATAACCACTACAGCCAGGGCTCAGACCTGGCCCTGCTCCGGCTCGCCCACCCCGTGGCCCACATGCCCCTCTGCTTGCCCCAATCTACTCATCGCTTTCCTTTCGGGACCTACTGCTGGGCTACTGGTTGGGATCAGGACACCAATGATG CTCCCAGGTCACTACGGAATCTGCGCCTGCGTCTAATCAGCCGCCCCACGTGTAATTGTCTCTACAACCGGCTGCACCAGCGGCTGCTGGCCAGCCCAGCTCGGCCTGGGATGCTGTGTGGGGGCGCCCAGCCTGGGGTGCAGGGGCCCTGTCAG GGAGATTCTGGGGGCCCCGTGCTGTGCCGTGAGGCTGACGGACATTGGGTTCAGGCTGGGATCATCAGCTTTGCGTCAAGCTGTGCCCAAGAAGACAcgcctgtgcttctgaccaacacGGCGGCTCATAGCTCCTGGCTGCAGGCTCGAGCTCAGGGAGCAGCCTTCCTGTCCCAGAACCCAGAGATCCCGGAGATCAGTGATGAGGACAGCTGTGTAG CCTGTGGATCCTTGAGAGGAGGAGGTCCCCAGGCAGGAgctccctccccatggccctgGGATGCCAGGCTGAAGCACCAGGGGAAGCTAGCCTGTGGTGGAGCCCTGGTGTCAGAGGAGGTAGTGCTGACTGCTGCCCACTGCTTCATTGG GCGCCAGACCCCAGAGGAATGGAGCATAGGGCTGGGGGCCGGGCCAGAGGAACGGGGCCTGAAGCAGATCATCCTGCATGGGGCTTATACCCACCCAGAAGGGGGCTACGATGTGGCACTCCTGCTGCTGGCCCAACCTGTGACACTGGGCCCCAGCCTTCGGCCCCTCTGCCTGCCATATGCCGACCACTACCTGCCTGATGGGGAACGTGGCTGGGTCCTGGGGCTGCCCCGCCAAGAAGCAG GTGCCAGCTCCCCTCAGACAGTGCCTGTGACCCTCCTGGGACCCAGGGCCTGCAGCCGGCTGCACTCAACTCTTGGGAGCAACAATATCCCCATTCTGCCAGGGATGGTGTGTACCAGTGTTGTGGGTGAGCCGCCCCACTGTGAGGTGAGCCTGTCCCCCAAACCTTATTCCACAGACCCCCTGGCATCTTTATCCTGGAACTCACAGACAGACCTTCTGTCAGGCTTGGCCTCTGGACCTGCCTCTCACTTGAAATTGGGCCATCCTGCCAACTGGCTCCCAAATAGCCAGAGCCTCATCCCAGCCCCTAGCCCCTTCTGCCCCCACGGCTGCCTAGGGAAGTCACCCAGTGTCACCCGACTCCTGACAGGGCCTGTCTGGGGCACCGCTGGTGCACGAGGTGAGGGGCACATGGTTCCTGGCGGGGCTACACAGCTTTGGAGATGCCTGCCAAGGGCCTGCAAGGCCTGCGGTCTTCGCGGCACTTCCCGCCTATGA
- the VKORC1 gene encoding vitamin K epoxide reductase complex subunit 1 isoform X1, protein MGATWGNPGWVRLALCLAGLVLSLYALHVKAARARDQDYRALCDVGTAISCSRVFSSRWGRGFGLVEHVLGRDSILNQSNSIFGCIFYTLQLLLGCLRARWASILLVLSSLVSLAGSVYLAWILFFVLYDFCIVCITTYAINVGLMVLSFQAVQKPQGKVKGH, encoded by the exons ATGGGTGCTACCTGGGGGAACCCCGGCTGGGTGCGGCTCGCGCTCTGCCTCGCGGGTTTAGTGCTTTCGCTCTACGCACTGCACGTGAAGGCGGCGCGCGCCCGGGACCAGGATTACCGCGCGCTCTGCGACGTGGGCACCGCCATCAGCTGTTCGCGCGTCTTCTCCTCCAG GTGGGGCCGGGGGTTCGGACTGGTGGAACATGTGCTCGGCCGGGACAGCATCCTCAATCAATCCAATAGCATATTTGGTTGCATATTCTACACATTACAGCTGTTGTTAG GTTGCCTCCGGGCCCGCTGGGCATCTATCCTGCTGGTGCTGAGTTCCCTGGTGTCTCTTGCCGGTTCTGTCTACCTGGCCTGGATCCTATTCTTCGTACTCTATGATTTCTGCATCGTTTGCATCACCACCTATGCCATCAATGTGGGCCTGATGGTGCTCAGCTTCCAGGCGGTCCAGAAACCCCAGGGCAAGGTCAAGGGGCACTGA